Genomic DNA from Streptomyces sp. NBC_01571:
ACATGAGCCGCCGCACGTTCGACCGCCGCTTCCGCTCGCTGACGGGGAGCGCGCCGCTGCAGTGGCTGATCACCCAGCGCGTGCTGCAGGCGCAGCGGCTGCTTGAGACGTCCGACTACTCGGTCGACGAGGTCGCCGGACGCTGCGGCTTCCGCTCGCCGGTCGCGCTGCGCGGACACTTCCGGCGCCAGCTCGGCTCGTCCCCGGCCGCCTACCGGGCGGCGTACCGGGCACGTCGGCCGCAGTCCGAGCGGCCGTCGGACCCGGACGGTCCCGTGGGCTCGGCCGGGCAGTCCCCGGTCCTGGCCCAGGAGAGCCCGGTCCCGCCGCAGACCCGTCGTACGGCGGCCGCCGGTGCCCTGAGCCCGGCCTCGCTGTCGACCGCGACGGATCCGGGCAAACCGGGCGCGGAGCTGTACGCGGCGGGGCGGCCGAGCCTGCCGGGGCAGCGCAGCGCGCCCTAGCGTTCGGGCGCCGTGGCGCCCCGGCGCCCCGGCGCCGTGACGACGTCACACCGCCCGTGCCGCGAACGGCCCGGGGCCCTCGGGTCCCGGGCCGTCGCCGTGTGCGCGGGCGCCCGGGACCCGAGGGCCCCGGGCCATCGCCGTCCCGGGCCTGCCCGTGCGCCGGGGCGCGCCGTAGGGTTGGGGCCATGAACGATCGCATGGTGTGGATCGACTGCGAGATGACCGGGCTCTCGCTGTCGGAGGACGCACTCATCGAGGTGGCCGCGCTGGTCACCGACTCGGAGCTGAACGTGCTCGGCGAAGGGGTGGACATCGTGATCCGCCCGCCGGACGCGGCCCTGGAGACGATGCCGGACGTGGTGCGCCAGATGCACACGGCCTCCGGCCTCCTCTCCGAACTCGCCGACGGCACCACCCTGGCCGACGCCGAGGAACAGGTCCTCTCCTACGTGCGTGAGCACGTCAAGGAGCCGGGCAAGGCCCCGCTGTGCGGGAACTCGGTCGGCACGGACCGGGGTTTCCTGCTCCGCGACATGGCCACGCTGGAGGGCTATCTCCACTACCGCATCGTGGACGTCTCCTCCGTCAAGGAGCTGGCCCGCCGCTGGTACCCGCGGGCGTACTTCAACAGCCCGGACAAGAACGGCAACCACCGCGCCCTCGCCGACATCCGCGAATCCATCGCCGAACTCCGCTACTACCGCGAGGCGATCTTCGTCCCGCAGCCCGGCCCCGACTCGGAGACCGCCCGCACCATCGCGGCGAAGCACGTACTGCCCGTGGAATGACGCGTGTCCGGGGTCCCGGCGGACCCCGGACAAAAGGCGGGCGCGAGCACCCCTCCGGACCCTGTACACTTTTTCTCGGCCGGTCAGGGAAACCAGAACCGGACATGGTGGGTGTAGCTCAGCTGGTAGAGCACCTGGTTGTGGTCCAGGATGCCGCGGGTTCAAGTCCCGTCACTCACCCTGATGACCGAGGCCCGGTCCGCGCAAGCGGACCGGGCCTCGGTCATGTGCGGATCCTGGTCGAGTCCAGTGTCCGGTGCCCGGTCGTACGCGGGAGGGTCCGCCCTTAGGCTCACCGCGTGCCCCTCCACACCGAAACCCTCCGCACCGCCCGCCTCGACCTGCTCCCCCTGCGCGTCGAACACGCCGAGGAGATGGCCGCGGTACTGGCCGACCCGGAGCTGCACACGTTCACCGGTGGCGAGCCCGACACCCCCGAGTCCCTGCGTTCACGCTATGAGCGTCTGGTCGCGGGCTCCCCCGATCCCGCCGTCCTCTGGTGCAACTGGGTGCTGCGGCTGCGCGAGGCCGCGGAGGACGGGGGCTACGGAGACGACGGAGGCCGCCTGGTGGGGACCGTTCAGGCGACGGTCGGCGCGGACACCGCGGAGGTCGCCTGGGTGGTAGGCACCCGCCGGCAGGGGCGCGGGTTCGCCGGGGAGGCGGCGCGGGCGCTGGTCGCCCGGCTCGGCGAGGAGCCGGGCGTCCGAACGGTCGTCGCCCATGTCCACCCGGACCACCGGGCGTCCGCGGCCGTCGCCGCGGCGGCCGGGCTGACCCCCACCGGCATCCTCCACGAGGGCGAAGTCCGCTGGCAGCGAGCGGTACGGCCCTGAGGAGACCGATGCCGGGGGGCCGCCCGCCCGGCATCGGACGCCTGAATCCGGGCTGCTGATTCCGGGCTCCTGGGTCCGGGCGCCCGCCCTCGGAGAGCCGACCTCGAACAACCGGCCTCGGACAGTCCGCCTCAGGCAGCCGATCTCAGGCGACCGGCGCGGTGTCGGCCGCCCGCCACGCCTCGGCGAAACGGTGGACGTTCTCGAAGCGCTCCCCGGGATCGGTCCGGGTGGCACGGACGATGACCGTCTGCTGGGCCGGAGTGCCCCGCCAGGCGCGCTCCTCGTCGCCCGCGTCCAGCAGGAGCCGGGCGGCACGGCCCAGCGTGAACACGGTCGTCCGGGTGTCGATCACCGCCCCGCGCACCCACTCCTCGGGAGCCATGAACCGCCGGGAGCCCGGCAGTCGTTCGTCCTCGACCACGAACGGACCCGGCCGGTACTCGTCGAGGTCGACCAGATGGGCGACGTCGCGGTCGAAGTCGTACAGCAGCGCACCGTCGTAGAAGTCCACGGCGACCTGGCCGGCGGCCTCCACCGCGAGGTGGGCGTCCAGGACCCGGTCGAAGGCGCGCAGGACCGCGTCGGCCGGCAGGGCCCGGAAGCGTGCCATCGCACTGGCCGGGTCCGTACGGTCGCGCACCCCGTCCACCTCCGCGGGGTAGAGCACCTCGCCCTCCCGCCAGGGCATCACCACCGCCCAGCCGCCGTCCTGCAGGGCGATGCGGTGCACCTGCGGGACGATCGCCCGGTGCCGAACCGACCGGTGGAAGGCCCAGCCGCGCTCCAGCGAGCGCCGGCCGTGATCCGTGACCGCCTCCTTGAGGAACCACCGGCCGCCGTCGAGCAGTCTCACCCCGTACGACACGCACCCCGAGTCCTGCTCGCGGAACGTCCGGAACACCTCGCCCACCCGGCCCAGATAGGGCTCCACGGCGGGCACTTCATCGACTCCCAGCAAGGGATGCAGGACCATACCCGCCAGACTGCCCTACGGAACTCTTCCCGTGCGGCAACAGCGGCAACAGCGGCGGGGCGGCTCGGCCGTCAGCGGTACAGGGCGGTGACGGGACCGAGCGGCGGCAGCAGTGGGGGCGGGGCGCCGGCACGCGGCAGGACGGTCGCGTGCGCCCGAGCGGTCGCGTGCGCCGGAGCGGTCGTGCGCCCGAGCCTTGGCTTGCCCTGTCAGGACGACGCCCGCGCCACCAGCTCGGTGGGCAGCACGACCTGACGCTTCTCCAGCTCCCGTGACACCGCCGGGCGACGGTCCGCGATCTCCCCGAGCAGCAGGTCGATCATCGCCCGGCCCATCTCCTCTATCGGCTGGCGCACGCTCGTCAGGGGCGGATCCATGTGGCGGGCGATGGCGGAGTCGTCGTACCCGACGAGGGCCACGTCGTCCGGTATACGACGGCCCGCCTCGCGCAGGACCTGGCGGGCGCCGGCCGCCATCACGTCCGAGCCCGCGAAGACGGCGTCCAGATCGGGGCAGCGGGCCAGCAGTTCGGTCATCGCCCGCCGCCCGCCCTCCTCCGTGAAGTCGCCGGCGACGATGAGGTCGTCGTCCACCGGACGGCCCGCGGCACGCAGACCCTCGCGGTAGCCGTCGACACGACGCTGGGCACCGAAGACGTCGAGGCGGCCCGCGAGGTGGACGATCCTGCGGCGCCCCCGGGCGACCAGGTGCTCGACGGCGAGGCGCCCCCCGCCGTAGTTGTCGGAGTCCACGGACGGCAGCGTCTCGTCCGCCGAGCGCCGGCCGCTGATCACCGCCGGGATCTCCAGCTGGGAGAGCAGGTCGGGCAGCGGGTCGTCCGCGTGCACCGAGACCAGCAGGACACCGTCCACTCGGTGCGCCGCCAGGTACTGGGCCAGGCGCTGCCGCTCCCGGTCGCTGCCCGCGAAGATCAGCAGCAGCTGCATCTCGGTGTCGGAGAGCTCCGCACCGACGCCCCGGAGCATGTCCGAGAAGTACGGTTCCGCGAAGAACCGGGTCTCCGGCTCGGGGACGACGAGCGCGATCGCGTCCGTGCGGTTGGCGGCGAGGGCGCGTGCCGCCGTGTTCGGGACATAACCGAGCTCCGCCACCGCGGCCTCGACCGCGGCACGGGTCGTGTCGCTGACCCGCGGGGAACCGTTGATCACCCGGGACACCGTGCCGCGGCCCACACCGGCGCGCGCGGCGACCTCCTCGAGGGTCGGCCGCCCGCCGCTCCGGCCCCGCGCTCCGTGGCCTGCCATGGTCCGCCTCCCGTCGACGCCGCGCTTCTGAGCGGCTGGCCTGGAATCTAACAGTCCCGTTCATGGACAGGGGCCCGGCCGTGGTGGCAACCTCGCCGGGGCTGCTGGTGCCGGCCTCGCCGGCCGGCCCCGGGAAGTCACCTCGGCACGACCCGCTCCACCCGTCCCCCCACCCTCTTGCGCCCCGCCCCTCGGAGTTAGTTAACAGGCCGATAACTGAACGCGGCTCTCCGTGTCCGCTCCCTTGACACCCCCGCGTGAACCGACGACTCTTCAACACATCACCTGTGGGAGCGCTCCCACGGTACCTGACACCTACACATCCCGCACGTTCCCCGCCCGAGCCGCAGCGAGAAAAACGGGCCCAACAATGCAGTTGGCCGGGGGGTCGGCACGTCAGGCAACAGGAGGACGCAATGCGCACGAGTACCCGCCGGTCCCGCAGGCTGGGGGCCCTCGCGGCCGTCGCCGCGCTGACCACAGGGCTGCTGGCCGGCTGCGCCAACGACTCGAACGACGGCTCGTCGGCCTCGGGCGACGGCGGTGGTGGCGGCAAGGGCAAGACCACGCTGACCATCGGTACCTTCGGCGTCTTCGGCTACAAGCAGGCCGGTCTCTACGACGAGTACATGAAGCTGCACCCGGACATCTCGATCAAGGAGAACGTCACCACCCGCACCGACGTGTACTGGCCCAAGACGCTCACCCGTCTCCAGGCCGGCTCCGGCACCGACGACATCCAGGCGATAGAGGTCGGCAACATCACCGAGGCCGTCCAGACCCAGGCCGACAAGTTCGTCGACCTCGGCAAGGAGGTCGACAAGTCGCAGTGGCTGGACTGGAAGACCGCCCAGGCCACCACCAAGGACGGCAAGACCATCGGGCTCGGTACGGACATCGGCCCGATGGCGATCTGCTACCGCAAGGACCTCTTCGAGAAGGCCGGTCTGGAGACCGACCGCACCAAGCTCGCCGCGCAGTGGAAGGGCGACTGGGCCAAGTACGTCGACCTCGGCAAGCAGTACATGAAGAAGGCGCCGAGCGGCACCAAGTTCGTGGACTCCGCCTCCTCGGTCTACAACGCGGCGCTCGGGGGCGAGAGCGAGCGGTACTACGACAAGGACGGCAACGTCATCTGGGACAAGTCCACGGGCGTGAAGAAGTCCTGGAACGCCGCGATGACGGTGGCGACCAGCAACATGTCGGCGAAGCTGAAGCAGTTCGACCCGACGTGGGACCAGGGCTTCGCCAAGGGTTCGTTCGCGACGGTGGCCTGCCCCGCCTGGATGATGGGCTACATCCAGGAGAAGTCCGGTGACGCCGGCAAGGGCAAGTGGGACGTGGCGGCAGCGCCGACCGCGGCCAACTGGGGCGGTTCGTTCATCGGTGTCCCGACGGCGGGCAAGCACCAGAAGGAGGCCATCGCGCTGGCCAAGTGGCTGACCGCGCCGGAGCAGCAGGCGAAGGTCTTCGCCAAGCAGGCCAGCTTCCCGTCGACGCCCGCGGCCTACGACAGCCTGAAGCCGGCAGCGGCGACGACGTCGTACTTCTCGGACGCGCCGATCACGCAGATCTTCGCCGACTCGGCGAAGACCATCCCCGTCCAGAACTTCGGCACCAAGGACCAGCCGATCGGCACCGCGATCACCGACGTCGGCATCCTCCAGGTCGAGCAGAAGGGCAAGTCCCCCGACCAGGGCTGGAACGCGGCGAAGGCTGAGATCAAGGACGTGCTCGGCCAGTGACCAGCTCCAAGCAGGCTCTCGCGCATCCCGCGACGAGCGCCGACGCCGCGCCCGGCTCTCAGCCGGGCGCGGCCCGGGGCGCTCGGGGTCGCGGTACGCCGCCGCCGGACCCGGGTTCCTGGCGCAGCCGGCTGTACCGCTGGGACATGAAGGCGTCGCCCTACGCGTTCATCGCCCCCTTCTTCGTCATCTTCGGGGCCTTCGGGCTCGTGCCGCTCCTGTACACGGCCTGGTACTCGCTGCACAACGTGCAGCTGTCCGGCCTGGACCACCAGACCTGGGCCGGCCTGGACAACTACAAGAACCTGCTGTCCTCGGAGTTCTTCTGGAACGCCCTGGAGAACACCTTCACCATCGGTGTGATCTCCACGGTGCCGCAGCTGGTCATGGCGCTCGGGATCGCCCACCTGCTCAACTACCGGCTGCGCGGCTCGACCGTGTGGCGGGTCGTGATGCTCACCCCGTACGCCACCTCGGTGGCGGCGGCGACGCTGGTCTTCACGCTGCTGTACTCGTGGGACGGCGGCATGATCAACTGGCTGCTGCACTTCGTCGGGGTCCACCCGATCAACTGGCGCGAGTCGGACTGGGGTTCGCAGTTCGCCGTCTCCTCGATCGTGATCTGGAGGTGGACCGGCTACAACGCGCTGATCTACCTCGCGGCGATGCAGGCGATCCCCACCGACCTGTACGAGTCGGCGGCTCTCGACGGCGCGGGCCGCTGGCAGCAGTTCCGCCACGTGACGGTCCCGATGCTGCGGCCGACGATCCTGTTCACCGTGGTCGTCTCCACCATCGGCGCGACGCAACTCTTCGGTGAACCGCTCCTGTTCGGCGGGGTCAGCGGCTCGAAGGGCGGCTCCGCGCACCAGTACCAGACGCTCGGCCTGTACATGTACGACCAGGGCTGGGGCATCGGCAACCTCGGCAAGGCGTCAGCGATCGCATGGACGATGTTCCTGATCCTGCTGATCGTCGCCGCGATCAACCTGCTGGTCACCCGACGGCTGAGGAAATCCCAATGACCACCACTGAACTGACTGTCCCCCAGCCGGCGGCGCAGGACTCCCGGGACGACCGGGGCCCCGGACGCCGCCGGGTGCTGGGCGCGGGCAAGCAGCTGCACGCGGGGCCGGTCACCTATGTCGTCCTGGCCGTCTTCGCGCTGGTCTCGCTGGCTCCGCTGGTCTGGACGGCCATCGCGGCCTCCCGCAACAACGAGCGGCTTGCGCAGACACCGCCGCCGCTGTGGTTCGGCGGCAACCTGTTCAAGAACCTCCAGGCCGCGTGGGAACAGGCCGGGCTCGGCACCGCGATGCTCAACTCCACGATCGTCGCCGGGACCATCACCGTCGGTACGGTCGTCTTCTCCACGCTCGCCGGGTTCGCCTTCGCCAAGCTGCGGTTCAGGTTCTCCAGCACCCTGCTGCTGCTGACCATCGGCACGATGATGATCCCGCCGCAGCTGGCCGTCGTACCGCTGTACCTGTGGATGAGCGACCTCGGCTGGTCCAACCAGTTGCAGACGGTCATCCTGCCCACCCTGGTGAGTGCCTTCGGCACGTTCTTCATGCGGCAGTACCTGGTCCAGGCGCTGCCCACCGAGCTGATCGAGGCGGCGCGGGTCGACGGCGCGAGCAGTCTGCGGGTCGTCTGGCACGTCGTCTTCCCGGCGGCGCGGCCGGCGATGGCGGTCCTCGGTCTGCTGACCTTCGTGATGGCCTGGAACGACTTCCTGTGGCCGATCATCGCCCTCAACCAGCAGAACCCCACCGTGCAGGTCGCCCTCAACTCGCTGGGCACCGGTTACGTACCCGACCAGGCCGTGATCATGGCGGGCGCGCTGCTCGGCACGCTGCCGCTGCTCATCGCCTTCCTGCTGTTCGGAAAGCAGATCGTGGGCGGCATCATGCAGGGCGCGATCAAGGGCTGACCCGTCGCACCGCCGCCCGTGGGGGCCGGGTCACCGCCGCCCCGGCCCCATCGCCCCTTTCCCTCTCCCCTTCTTCTCCCCCTTCTCCCCCTTCTCCCCCTTCTCCCCCTTCTCCCCCCTTCTCCTCATTACCGTCGTTCGCCACGACCTCCTATGGGAGCGCTTCCATGCCTGAACCCGCATCGCCCGTGTCCTTTCCCCCCGCGTTCCTCTGGGGCGCGGCGACCTCCGCGTACCAGATCGAGGGGGCGGTACGGGAGGACGGCCGCACGCCCTCCATCTGGGACACCTTCAGTCACACGCCCGGAAAGACGGCCGGCGGCGAGACCGGTGACATCGCTGTCGACCACTACCACCGCTTCCGCGACGACGTGGCCCTGATGGCGGAGCTGGGCCTGTCCGCGTACCGCTTCTCGGTCTCCTGGTCCCGGGTGCAGCCGACGGGGCGCGGACCGGCGGTCCAGCGGGGTCTGGACTTCTACCGCAACCTGGTCGACGAGCTGCTGGCCCACGACATCAAGCCGGCCATCACCCTCTACCACTGGGACCTCCCCCAGGAGCTGGAGGACGCGGGCGGCTGGCCCGAGCGCGACACGGCGCTGCGCTTCGCCGACTACGCCCAGATCGTGGGCGAGGCGCTCGGCGACCGGGTGGAGCAGTGGATCACCCTGAACGAGCCGTGGTGCAGCGCGTTCCTGGGCTACGGCTCCGGCGTGCACGCGCCGGGCCGCACGGACGCGGCGGCGTCGCTGAAGGCCGCCCATCACCTCAACCTGGCGCACGGCCTGGGCGCGAAGGCGCTGAGGTCGGTGATGCCGGCCCGCAACTCGGTCGCGGTGAGCCTCAACTCCTCCGTCGTCAGGCCGCTTTCGCAGAGCCCCGCGGATCTCGCGGCGGTCCGGCGCATCGACAACCTGGCCAACGGTGTCTTCCACGGCCCGATGCTGCACGGCGCCTACCCGGAGGGCCTGTTCGAGGAGACGTCCGCGATCACGGACTGGTCGTACGTCCTGGACGGCGACCTGGCGGTGATCAAGCAGCCGCTCGACGCGCTGGGGCTGAACTACTACACCCCGACGCTGGTGTCGGCGGCGGACGCGACCGCGTCCGGTCCCCGGGCGGACGGTCACGGGGCGAGCGCGTACACGCCGTGGCCGGGCGCCGACGACGTGATGTTCCACCAGACTCCGGGCGAACGGACGGAGATGGGCTGGACGATCGACCCGACGGGCCTGCACGACCTGATCACGCGCTACACGCGGGAGGCGCCCGGTCTGCCGCTGTACATCACCGAGAACGGCGCCGCGTACGACGACAAGCCGGACCCGGAGGGGCGTGTCCACGACCCCGAGCGCATCGCCTACCTGCACGGCCACCTGTCGGCGGTCCGCCGCGCCATCGCCGACGGCGCGGACGTCCGCGGGTACTACCTCTGGTCCCTGATGGACAACTTCGAGTGGGCGTACGGCTACGGCAAGCGCTTCGGCGCGGTGTACGTCGACTACGCGACCCTGGCCCGTACGCCGAAGTCGAGCGCCCGCTGGTACAGCCGGGCGGCCCGGACGGGGACGCTGCCTCCGGTGACGGACGCGGCCGAGTAGGTCACATTCCGGGAGACCGGGGCGGGGGGTGTCGGGGGGCGGGGCGCGGCGTCCGGAAAGGGGGCCGCGCCCCGGCCGGATGGGGGGTGGTCCCGGCCGGGACGCTCTTCCCGTGGGGGAGGACTCGGTGGCTGCCGGGCCTACTTGTAGGCGCCGAGGGCCTTCGAGAACGCCCCCGCGCCCTGGACGACCGAGCTGCACGTCGCGTCCGCGGAGTTCTTGGCGCCGCCCGGGCACTGCTTGTCGCGGCTCGCGGACCACATGGAGAGCCAGCCGAGCCCCTTGGACCTGGCGAACGCCACCAGCTGGGCGGCGTCGTCGACCTTGAAGATCTCGGACGCCACGTCGTTGACGCCGATCATCGGGGTGACGGCCACGGTCTTCCAGGCCGCGCTGTCGGAGAGTCCGAGGACGCTCTTGACCTGGGCCTGCGTGGCGGTGGCGGCCTGCTCGGCGTAGGTGCCCATGTCACCGCTGTACGCGGGGCCGTAGTCCATCGCCATGATGTTGACGGCGGAGATCTTCACGCCGTTCGACCTGGCGTCGGTCAGGAGGTTCACGCCGTCCTGGGTGAGGCCCTCGGGCATGACGGGGAGCGTGAAGGACACGTCCAGGCCCGGGTGCTGCTGCTGGAGCTTCGCGATGGCCTTCGCGCGATTCGTGTTCGCCGTGGTGTTCGGCAGCGCGCCGCCCTCGACGTCGAAGTCGACCTTCGTCAGCTTGTACGCGTCGACGGCCTTCCCGTACGCCGTCGCCAGCGCGTCCGCCGACGAACAGGTCGTCGCCAGCTCCGAGCCGGAGGCGCCGCCGAAGGAGACGCGGACGTCGCCGCCCTTCGCCCGCAGCGCGCCGATCTGCGCGGCCACCGCGTCACTGGCGAGGTCGCTCACCCCACCCCACTTGGGCGTACAGCCGCCGCCGTCGGTGATGAAGGCGAGGTTGTAGTTCTTGACCCCGGTGGCCGTCGCGCTGCCGACCAGGTCGAAGGCCGGGTAGAGGGAGGTGTCGACGTAGGGCGCGAAGCCCGCGCCGGTGATGGTGCCGCTGCCGGTGCTCGCCGAGGGGGAGGGCGTGGGGGTGGCCGGGGTGGAAGCCGGGGTGGTCGGGGTGGTGCTGCGGGAGGCGGTCGGGGTGGGCTTCGGCGTGGTCGTGGGGGTGGCCGACCGCGTGGGGCGACCGCTCGGTTCCGGGGTCGCGCCGTCGTCCACCGAGCACTTGGCGCCGTCGATGACACAGCTCTTCGGGTCCGCGGTGCCGTTCACGACGAAGCCGACGGTGACCGACTCGCCGGCCGCCAGGCCGTCCTTGTCCCAGGACGGGGGCTTCACCGTGACGTGGCTTCCGCTCACGCCGGCCTCGCCGTTCCACAGCGAGCCGAGCCGGGTGCCGGAGGGCAGGTCGAACTCCAGTGTCCAGTCGCTCTTCGCCTGGCCGGTGTCGTTCGTGATGACGTACTGCGCGGTGTAACCCGTCGACCAGTCACTGGTCTTGGTGTACGCGGCGCCGACACCGGCGGCGAGCGCGGTGCCGGAGAACAGGAAGGCGCCGCCGCCGACCAAGGCAGCCGCGACGACGCCGCCTATCGCCTTGTTCCTGCCACTGACCTTGCGCCGGTGCGTACTGCTCATCGCGTGCCTGCCTTCGCGGTTTCACGGGAGTTCGCTGGGGATTCCCAGGGGGTGCGGGCAGCACGCTAGCGATCCGGAATCGGGCAAACCGCTTCATCCGGACGGAGGCCTGCGCTCTTAGGGTGCGCTTAAGGAAGGCATCGGGGACGGTTAAAGGTCGAGACCAGTTCAGGGCCGCGTTCAGGGCCGCGGACCGGCTGGGATCGGCCTCGGCTCAGCTCGCGCCGACGCTGTGCCTGCGTCGCCGTACGGATCCCCGGTGCCCGCGCCGCACCGGCGCCCGCCCGTCCAGCTGGATCCATATCCGCACCTCGGTGCCTCCCAGCACCGACGAACCCAGCCGAACGTCCCCGCCCGTCGACTCCGCGAGCCGCCGCACGATGTCCAGCCCGAGTCCGGTCGAGCCGTCGCTGCCCGAGCCCCGTCCGCGCGCCATCGCCGTCTCCGGGTCCACGATCCCCGGTCCCGCGTCCGACACCAGCACGATCACCGCGTCGTCGCCGTTGTGCACGTCGACCGCGAAGGCCGTGCCCTCGGGGGTGTGCCGGAAGACGTTGCCGAGGAGCGCGTCGAGCGCGGCCACCAGGTCGGCCCGCGCGACCGGTATGCGGACCGGACGGTCCACGCCCGCGACCCGCACCTTGCGGCCCTCGTCCTCGGCGAGCGCCGACCAGAAGTCCATCCGCTCGCGGACCACCTCGGACGCGTCGCACCCGGCCCCGACGCCCAGTGCGATCGTCTGCGGCTTGGCCTCCCGCGCCGTCCGGATGATCGTGTCGACCTCCCGCTCCAGTTGTGCCACGGCCGCCCGGGTCTGTTCGGCGGCCGGTCCGTCGCCGAGCGAGGCCGTGTTCAGCCGCAGTACGGTCAGCGGGGTGCGCAGGCGGTGCGAGAGATCCGCCGCCAGCTCCCGCTCGTTCGCCAGGAGTTGGACGACCTGGTCGGCCATCGAGTTGAACGCGACGGCCGCCAGCCGCAGTTCGGTTGGTCCTTCCTCGGGGACCCGTGCTCCGAGCTTGCCCTCCCCCAGTTCGTGCGCGCCCTCGACCAGCCGCTGGGCAGGCTGGACCATGCGTACGCCCAGCCGGTCGGCGACCGCGACCGAGCCGACGATGAGCGCGACGCCGACCGCGGCGAGCACCGCCCAGGCCGTCCCCACGCCGTTGCTGACCTCGGACTCGGGGACGTACACCTCGACGACCGCGATCTCGCCGGAGCTCAGCGCGGTGGGCTGGAGCAGGGTGGAGCCGCCGGGGACCTCGGTGGTGGAGGCCCGGCCCAGTCCGCGGGTGGTCGCGATGTCCTTGGCGGCGGCGCGCTGCCGGCCGATGTCGACCGCCTTGGCGCCGTCGCTCGCCGGTATGTGCACGGCCATGCCGTCGTCGGAACCGGCGGAGGCGACGACCCGCTCCAGCTGGTCCCGGTCGGTGGTGATGGAGAGCGCGGGCGCGACGGCCGCGGCCTCCCGTTCGGCGTTCGAGAACGCGCGGTCCCGGGCCATCTCCTTGATGACGAGTCCGAGCGGCACCGCGAAGGCCACCACGACCATCGTGGTCACCGCCACGCACACCTTGACCAGTGCCCACCTCACAGCGGCGGCTCCGCTCGCGGGAACTCCGTCCGCGGTGGCTCCAGCTTCACGCCGACACCGCGCAGGGTGTGCAGATAGCGCGGCCTCGCCGCCGTCTCGCCCAGCTTCCGCCGCAGCCAGGACAGATGGACGTCGATGGTCTGGTCGTCCCCGTACGACTGCTGCCACACCTCGGCGAGCAGCTCCTTGCGGGCCACGACGACACCGGGCCGGCCGGCCAGGAAGGCGAGCAGGTCGAACTCGCGCCGGGTGAGGTCCAGTCGGACGCCGTCCAGCTCTGCCCGGCGG
This window encodes:
- the orn gene encoding oligoribonuclease is translated as MNDRMVWIDCEMTGLSLSEDALIEVAALVTDSELNVLGEGVDIVIRPPDAALETMPDVVRQMHTASGLLSELADGTTLADAEEQVLSYVREHVKEPGKAPLCGNSVGTDRGFLLRDMATLEGYLHYRIVDVSSVKELARRWYPRAYFNSPDKNGNHRALADIRESIAELRYYREAIFVPQPGPDSETARTIAAKHVLPVE
- a CDS encoding GNAT family N-acetyltransferase, encoding MPLHTETLRTARLDLLPLRVEHAEEMAAVLADPELHTFTGGEPDTPESLRSRYERLVAGSPDPAVLWCNWVLRLREAAEDGGYGDDGGRLVGTVQATVGADTAEVAWVVGTRRQGRGFAGEAARALVARLGEEPGVRTVVAHVHPDHRASAAVAAAAGLTPTGILHEGEVRWQRAVRP
- a CDS encoding serine/threonine protein kinase is translated as MVLHPLLGVDEVPAVEPYLGRVGEVFRTFREQDSGCVSYGVRLLDGGRWFLKEAVTDHGRRSLERGWAFHRSVRHRAIVPQVHRIALQDGGWAVVMPWREGEVLYPAEVDGVRDRTDPASAMARFRALPADAVLRAFDRVLDAHLAVEAAGQVAVDFYDGALLYDFDRDVAHLVDLDEYRPGPFVVEDERLPGSRRFMAPEEWVRGAVIDTRTTVFTLGRAARLLLDAGDEERAWRGTPAQQTVIVRATRTDPGERFENVHRFAEAWRAADTAPVA
- a CDS encoding LacI family DNA-binding transcriptional regulator codes for the protein MAGHGARGRSGGRPTLEEVAARAGVGRGTVSRVINGSPRVSDTTRAAVEAAVAELGYVPNTAARALAANRTDAIALVVPEPETRFFAEPYFSDMLRGVGAELSDTEMQLLLIFAGSDRERQRLAQYLAAHRVDGVLLVSVHADDPLPDLLSQLEIPAVISGRRSADETLPSVDSDNYGGGRLAVEHLVARGRRRIVHLAGRLDVFGAQRRVDGYREGLRAAGRPVDDDLIVAGDFTEEGGRRAMTELLARCPDLDAVFAGSDVMAAGARQVLREAGRRIPDDVALVGYDDSAIARHMDPPLTSVRQPIEEMGRAMIDLLLGEIADRRPAVSRELEKRQVVLPTELVARASS
- a CDS encoding ABC transporter substrate-binding protein; its protein translation is MRTSTRRSRRLGALAAVAALTTGLLAGCANDSNDGSSASGDGGGGGKGKTTLTIGTFGVFGYKQAGLYDEYMKLHPDISIKENVTTRTDVYWPKTLTRLQAGSGTDDIQAIEVGNITEAVQTQADKFVDLGKEVDKSQWLDWKTAQATTKDGKTIGLGTDIGPMAICYRKDLFEKAGLETDRTKLAAQWKGDWAKYVDLGKQYMKKAPSGTKFVDSASSVYNAALGGESERYYDKDGNVIWDKSTGVKKSWNAAMTVATSNMSAKLKQFDPTWDQGFAKGSFATVACPAWMMGYIQEKSGDAGKGKWDVAAAPTAANWGGSFIGVPTAGKHQKEAIALAKWLTAPEQQAKVFAKQASFPSTPAAYDSLKPAAATTSYFSDAPITQIFADSAKTIPVQNFGTKDQPIGTAITDVGILQVEQKGKSPDQGWNAAKAEIKDVLGQ
- a CDS encoding carbohydrate ABC transporter permease, which produces MTSSKQALAHPATSADAAPGSQPGAARGARGRGTPPPDPGSWRSRLYRWDMKASPYAFIAPFFVIFGAFGLVPLLYTAWYSLHNVQLSGLDHQTWAGLDNYKNLLSSEFFWNALENTFTIGVISTVPQLVMALGIAHLLNYRLRGSTVWRVVMLTPYATSVAAATLVFTLLYSWDGGMINWLLHFVGVHPINWRESDWGSQFAVSSIVIWRWTGYNALIYLAAMQAIPTDLYESAALDGAGRWQQFRHVTVPMLRPTILFTVVVSTIGATQLFGEPLLFGGVSGSKGGSAHQYQTLGLYMYDQGWGIGNLGKASAIAWTMFLILLIVAAINLLVTRRLRKSQ
- a CDS encoding carbohydrate ABC transporter permease, yielding MTTTELTVPQPAAQDSRDDRGPGRRRVLGAGKQLHAGPVTYVVLAVFALVSLAPLVWTAIAASRNNERLAQTPPPLWFGGNLFKNLQAAWEQAGLGTAMLNSTIVAGTITVGTVVFSTLAGFAFAKLRFRFSSTLLLLTIGTMMIPPQLAVVPLYLWMSDLGWSNQLQTVILPTLVSAFGTFFMRQYLVQALPTELIEAARVDGASSLRVVWHVVFPAARPAMAVLGLLTFVMAWNDFLWPIIALNQQNPTVQVALNSLGTGYVPDQAVIMAGALLGTLPLLIAFLLFGKQIVGGIMQGAIKG